One genomic window of Thermococcus indicus includes the following:
- a CDS encoding asparagine synthetase A, translating into MNALQIVTRKIEPIMEIQTRVIDYMTRYMVSRGFKWMLPVMLSSITDPLWPDPAAEEALRPPEVEVYGSRLRLTHSMILHKQMAVAMGIERLFILSPNIRLEGRSADDGRHAYEFTQLDFEIAYASMDDVMGLIEGLISGLFKEAGSWGLEREVPKVKTPFKRFTLEEIKEEFGDEDEASRVMKEPFWVTDIEREFYDREDPERPGHFRNYDLYLPEGYGEVSSGGEREWEYEVIVRKMKKAGISLDAFRPYLEVAKAGLLKPSAGAGIGVERLVRYMVGAKHIAEVQPFPRIPGVPAVI; encoded by the coding sequence ATGAACGCTCTCCAAATTGTGACCAGAAAAATTGAACCTATCATGGAGATACAGACGAGAGTAATTGACTATATGACAAGATACATGGTGAGCAGGGGCTTCAAGTGGATGCTTCCGGTCATGCTCAGCTCCATCACAGACCCGCTCTGGCCAGATCCGGCCGCCGAAGAGGCGCTCAGACCGCCCGAGGTCGAGGTCTACGGCTCGAGGCTGAGGCTGACCCACAGCATGATACTCCACAAGCAGATGGCGGTGGCTATGGGCATTGAAAGGCTCTTCATCCTATCGCCCAACATCAGGCTTGAGGGACGCTCAGCCGACGACGGCAGACACGCCTACGAGTTCACTCAGCTCGACTTCGAGATAGCCTACGCGAGCATGGACGATGTGATGGGCCTCATCGAGGGACTCATCAGCGGCCTCTTCAAGGAAGCGGGAAGCTGGGGGCTCGAGAGGGAGGTTCCAAAGGTTAAAACACCGTTCAAGCGCTTCACGCTGGAGGAGATAAAGGAGGAGTTCGGGGACGAGGACGAGGCCAGCAGGGTCATGAAGGAACCCTTCTGGGTGACGGACATCGAAAGGGAGTTCTACGACAGGGAAGACCCCGAGAGGCCCGGCCACTTCAGAAACTACGACCTCTACCTTCCCGAGGGCTACGGCGAGGTCTCGAGCGGCGGCGAGAGAGAGTGGGAGTACGAGGTCATCGTGAGGAAGATGAAGAAGGCAGGGATAAGCCTCGACGCTTTCAGGCCGTACCTAGAGGTAGCCAAGGCCGGCCTCTTAAAGCCCAGCGCCGGAGCGGGAATCGGCGTGGAAAGGCTGGTCCGCTACATGGTAGGGGCAAAGCACATAGCGGAGGTGCAGCCGTTCCCAAGGATTCCAGGCGTCCCTGCGGTCATCTGA
- a CDS encoding putative RNA uridine N3 methyltransferase: MAWHIFIPDSLLEETDDPKIRTYKVGQIARAAAIFGVEHVWVYRAGGRDGRFIKTILEYAETPQYLRKRLFPLMPELRYVGVIPPLRTPHHKLKGKPRVGEIREGFAFRKGRRTYADIGLDDLAAVEGDVEGRATFRIVSARPLRVIPAKPEEYWGYSVHLTRKSLAKTLKKARLDLAIATSRRGRDIREVKLPPLEGEVGFVFGSPRKGVMELLGEEEYDFDLILNTIPNQRTATVRTEEAVLATLAVFNLIRRD; the protein is encoded by the coding sequence ATGGCCTGGCACATCTTCATTCCAGATTCGCTCCTTGAAGAGACCGACGACCCCAAAATCCGGACGTACAAGGTTGGGCAGATAGCCAGGGCCGCTGCAATCTTCGGCGTTGAGCACGTGTGGGTTTACAGGGCCGGCGGCAGGGACGGAAGGTTCATCAAAACAATCCTTGAGTACGCGGAAACGCCCCAGTACCTCAGAAAGAGGCTGTTCCCCCTCATGCCGGAGCTCCGCTATGTTGGCGTCATCCCGCCGCTAAGAACTCCCCACCACAAGCTCAAGGGGAAACCGAGGGTCGGGGAGATCCGCGAGGGCTTCGCCTTCCGGAAGGGAAGGAGAACCTACGCGGACATCGGTCTCGACGACCTCGCCGCGGTGGAGGGGGACGTTGAGGGGCGCGCAACTTTCAGAATCGTCTCAGCAAGGCCTCTCAGGGTGATACCAGCGAAGCCAGAGGAGTACTGGGGGTACAGTGTGCATCTCACGAGGAAGTCACTGGCAAAAACACTTAAAAAGGCCAGGCTGGATTTGGCGATTGCCACCTCCCGGAGGGGGCGTGACATTCGAGAGGTGAAGCTTCCCCCGCTCGAGGGGGAGGTCGGATTCGTGTTTGGCTCACCGAGGAAAGGCGTGATGGAGCTCCTCGGCGAGGAGGAATATGACTTTGATCTAATCCTCAACACCATTCCAAATCAGCGGACGGCCACCGTCCGCACCGAGGAGGCCGTGTTGGCCACACTCGCGGTGTTTAATCTCATAAGGAGGGATTGA
- a CDS encoding NAD(P)-binding protein, with product MVKIIVNGKEIDAPEGKPLIDFLREITHIPGFCYTNELDPYGSCRLCLVSTKRGVTTSCTLKPMEGLELETLSDEVISMRKTALELILSDHYGDCIGPCQDGCPAHSDVQGYLALIAMGKYHEAVKLMKEKYILPAVLGRVCPAFCEDACRRNLVEEPLAIRQLKRYAADYDLEHGPWMPEIPPSTGKRIAVVGGGPAGLACAYYLRTMGHEVTIIEAMPQLGGMMRYGIPPYRLPRDVLDRDIATVIDTGIEVKTNTALGRDVTLDELREKYDAVFLGVGAWRSRKMGIPGEELEGVMHGIEFLRKVNMGEEVKLGEHVIVVGGGNTAMDVARTALRLGAKVTVVYRRSREQMPANEREVEEAMEEGVEFLFLTNPVKILGDGKVEEVELIKMRLGEPDSSGRRRPIPIEGSEFRVKADNVILAIGQYCDEEFLKSLGIEARRGKAVVDDVTLQTSVPGVFAGGDLVLGPSTVIESIATGRRAAIMIDLYLKGKLDKAKEVLTEPEKHVGEVLNDDDLYRVLFDLRPYNHWKKVTEKDYESVERKPRAKVKLLDPERRKKTFEEVEPNLPEEQVLEEARRCMSCGCMEVFTCKLREYATLYNAQQYAFEGEQNKFEIDESHPFVTLDNNKCVLCGQCVNFTHEIAGEGVLDYLFRGFKTRISPPLGETLGDVEGRFIGEMIDLCPVGAITEKLPFVKPGPWKTKAVPTVCNGCSFACEMNVEVYDGMLVRASRVENSWNGHLCDVCRFNRPWAEDLAGPLLNGKPVSWEEAKRFMAERDYALILTPELTNEEIAQLKAFAEDKGIPVGSTVSGSLSTATLEDLRNAKRILLRADPDKFPLLKILLKGKEIVEEGYDVAILESPAVPLDVPTLILHDGVNAAGLLKAGITGIPESEAYVVVGRPTKELPGDVLVVPAGVWAEKSGTVTNAFGMELKMEGAREGYSPVKFFS from the coding sequence ATGGTCAAAATCATAGTCAACGGGAAGGAAATCGATGCTCCAGAAGGAAAGCCGCTCATAGACTTCCTCCGTGAAATAACCCATATCCCCGGCTTCTGCTACACGAACGAGCTCGACCCCTACGGCTCGTGCCGCTTGTGTCTCGTCTCCACCAAGAGGGGAGTCACAACCTCGTGCACCCTCAAGCCGATGGAGGGACTTGAGTTAGAGACCCTCAGCGACGAAGTCATCTCAATGAGAAAGACGGCACTTGAGCTCATACTCTCGGACCACTACGGCGACTGTATCGGCCCCTGTCAGGACGGCTGTCCGGCCCACAGCGACGTTCAGGGCTATTTAGCGCTCATAGCGATGGGCAAGTACCACGAGGCGGTCAAGCTGATGAAGGAGAAGTACATCCTGCCGGCTGTCCTTGGAAGGGTCTGTCCGGCCTTCTGTGAGGACGCCTGCCGGAGGAACCTCGTGGAGGAGCCCCTCGCTATAAGACAGCTGAAGAGATACGCGGCCGACTATGACCTTGAGCACGGCCCGTGGATGCCCGAGATTCCGCCCTCGACCGGGAAGAGAATAGCCGTCGTCGGCGGCGGGCCGGCAGGATTAGCATGCGCCTACTACCTCAGGACGATGGGTCACGAGGTCACGATAATCGAGGCGATGCCCCAGCTCGGCGGAATGATGCGCTACGGCATTCCGCCCTACAGGCTGCCGAGGGATGTTCTTGACAGGGACATAGCGACCGTTATCGACACGGGAATAGAGGTGAAGACCAACACCGCCCTCGGAAGGGATGTGACTCTCGACGAGCTCCGCGAGAAGTACGATGCCGTCTTCCTCGGCGTTGGCGCCTGGAGAAGCAGGAAAATGGGTATTCCTGGAGAGGAACTTGAGGGAGTGATGCACGGCATAGAGTTCCTCAGGAAAGTCAACATGGGCGAGGAAGTGAAGCTCGGGGAGCACGTTATAGTCGTCGGCGGTGGAAACACGGCCATGGACGTTGCGAGAACAGCTTTGAGGCTCGGTGCAAAGGTTACCGTCGTTTACCGCCGCTCACGGGAGCAGATGCCCGCCAACGAGAGGGAAGTTGAGGAGGCGATGGAGGAAGGCGTCGAGTTCCTCTTCCTCACGAACCCGGTGAAAATCCTCGGCGACGGGAAGGTCGAGGAGGTGGAGCTCATAAAGATGCGCCTCGGCGAGCCGGATTCAAGCGGCAGGCGGAGGCCTATACCGATCGAGGGCTCGGAGTTCAGGGTTAAGGCTGACAACGTTATCCTCGCCATAGGGCAGTACTGCGACGAGGAGTTCCTCAAGAGCCTCGGCATCGAGGCAAGGCGCGGAAAGGCGGTAGTTGATGATGTTACTCTCCAGACGAGCGTTCCCGGTGTCTTCGCCGGCGGCGACCTCGTCCTCGGGCCGTCAACGGTCATCGAGAGTATAGCCACGGGGAGGAGGGCCGCGATAATGATAGACCTGTACCTCAAAGGCAAGCTCGATAAGGCGAAGGAAGTCCTCACCGAGCCCGAGAAGCACGTGGGAGAAGTCCTAAACGACGACGACCTGTATAGGGTTCTCTTCGACCTCAGGCCCTACAACCACTGGAAGAAGGTCACCGAGAAGGACTATGAGAGCGTTGAAAGAAAGCCGAGGGCGAAGGTGAAGCTCCTCGATCCGGAAAGGCGGAAGAAGACCTTCGAGGAGGTCGAGCCGAACCTCCCGGAGGAGCAGGTTCTTGAGGAAGCGAGGCGCTGTATGAGCTGCGGCTGTATGGAGGTCTTCACCTGCAAGCTGAGGGAGTATGCGACGCTTTACAACGCTCAGCAGTACGCCTTCGAGGGCGAGCAGAACAAGTTCGAGATAGACGAGAGCCATCCGTTCGTTACCCTCGACAACAACAAGTGCGTCCTCTGCGGCCAGTGCGTCAACTTCACCCACGAAATAGCCGGAGAGGGGGTGCTGGACTACCTGTTCCGCGGATTCAAGACGAGGATCTCGCCGCCTCTCGGCGAAACCCTCGGCGATGTGGAAGGCAGGTTCATCGGGGAGATGATAGACCTCTGTCCGGTTGGAGCGATAACCGAGAAGCTTCCCTTCGTCAAGCCAGGGCCTTGGAAGACGAAAGCCGTTCCAACGGTCTGCAACGGCTGCTCCTTCGCATGTGAGATGAATGTGGAGGTCTACGACGGTATGCTCGTGAGGGCATCGAGGGTGGAAAACTCTTGGAACGGGCACCTCTGCGACGTCTGTCGCTTTAACAGGCCCTGGGCTGAAGACCTTGCCGGACCGCTCCTCAACGGCAAACCGGTGAGCTGGGAGGAGGCGAAGCGCTTCATGGCTGAGAGGGACTACGCCCTGATTTTAACTCCGGAGCTGACGAACGAAGAAATCGCTCAACTAAAGGCCTTCGCTGAGGATAAGGGCATCCCGGTAGGCTCGACCGTTAGTGGAAGCCTTTCTACGGCCACCCTTGAAGATCTCAGAAACGCTAAGAGGATTCTCCTGAGGGCTGATCCAGATAAGTTCCCGCTCCTTAAGATACTCCTGAAGGGCAAGGAAATCGTCGAGGAGGGCTACGACGTTGCGATACTCGAAAGCCCGGCAGTGCCTCTCGACGTTCCAACCCTCATCCTCCACGATGGAGTGAATGCCGCCGGACTCCTGAAAGCAGGAATAACGGGAATCCCGGAGAGCGAGGCCTACGTCGTCGTTGGCCGGCCCACTAAGGAACTGCCCGGAGACGTCCTTGTGGTTCCAGCGGGTGTGTGGGCAGAGAAGAGCGGAACCGTAACCAACGCCTTTGGGATGGAGTTGAAAATGGAGGGGGCGAGGGAAGGTTATTCGCCGGTGAAGTTTTTCTCGTGA
- a CDS encoding pyridoxal-phosphate-dependent aminotransferase family protein, translating into MELRFEMEYEEAYRELYELVKPKYKLFTAGPVACFPEVLAIMGVQMFSHRSAEAKEVHVDTLNRLKAFLEAEKGEVILFPSSGTGFMEAAVRNTVPRGGKVLVTTVGAFGDRFAEVVNSNGREAVILRKEPGYAVKPEELDEALRKNPDVHAVTITYNETSTGVLNPLPELAKVVHEHDKLLFVDAVSAMGGADIKFDKWGLDMIFASSQKAFGVPPGLAVAAVSERVFEIAEKMPERGWYFDLPLYKKFNGKKKGTPSTPPLPQIFGLNVVLRIVEKMGGKDAWLGMYRKRSEMIREGVKEMGLGVLAEPGYESPTITAVVVPEGMKGVDVYNAMRERGFELAKGYGSVAEKTFRIGNMGYMTFEDIEEMLTNLREVIEKLKG; encoded by the coding sequence ATGGAACTCAGGTTCGAAATGGAGTACGAAGAAGCCTACAGGGAGCTGTACGAGCTCGTCAAGCCGAAGTACAAGCTCTTTACGGCCGGCCCGGTTGCATGCTTCCCCGAGGTTCTCGCGATAATGGGCGTCCAGATGTTCAGCCACCGCTCGGCCGAGGCCAAGGAGGTTCACGTTGACACCCTCAACAGACTCAAGGCTTTTCTCGAAGCCGAGAAAGGCGAAGTGATACTCTTCCCGAGCTCCGGAACGGGATTCATGGAGGCGGCCGTCAGGAACACCGTTCCTAGAGGGGGAAAGGTTCTCGTCACGACCGTGGGGGCGTTTGGAGACAGGTTCGCCGAGGTCGTCAACTCCAACGGCAGGGAGGCAGTCATTCTGAGGAAGGAGCCCGGCTACGCCGTCAAGCCAGAGGAGCTCGACGAGGCCCTCAGAAAGAACCCCGACGTTCATGCCGTGACCATAACCTACAACGAGACCTCTACCGGCGTGCTGAACCCGCTCCCCGAGCTGGCCAAGGTCGTTCACGAGCACGACAAGCTGCTCTTCGTCGATGCGGTCTCGGCCATGGGCGGCGCGGACATCAAATTTGACAAGTGGGGCCTCGACATGATATTCGCGAGCAGCCAGAAAGCCTTCGGCGTCCCGCCCGGCCTGGCCGTTGCAGCTGTGAGCGAGAGGGTCTTTGAGATCGCAGAGAAGATGCCCGAGCGCGGCTGGTACTTTGACTTACCGCTCTACAAGAAGTTCAACGGCAAGAAGAAGGGAACCCCCTCAACTCCCCCGCTCCCGCAGATATTCGGCCTCAACGTCGTGCTCAGGATAGTCGAGAAGATGGGCGGCAAGGATGCCTGGCTTGGAATGTACAGGAAGAGGAGCGAGATGATAAGGGAAGGCGTCAAGGAAATGGGACTCGGCGTTCTGGCCGAGCCTGGCTACGAGAGCCCGACCATCACAGCGGTCGTCGTCCCAGAGGGAATGAAGGGAGTGGACGTCTACAACGCGATGCGCGAGCGCGGCTTTGAGCTGGCCAAGGGCTACGGAAGTGTTGCCGAGAAGACCTTCAGGATTGGAAACATGGGCTACATGACATTTGAGGACATCGAGGAGATGCTCACCAACCTCAGGGAGGTAATAGAAAAGCTTAAGGGCTGA
- a CDS encoding RNA ligase, whose translation MVSSSFRVTLLKLGLPENRLVVLEGKGGVVEGEFEGIRYVRFRDSARGFRRGTVVFENGDVVLGFPHIKRVVQLERGIKRVFKNKPFYVEEKVDGYNVRVVKVKDRVLALTRGGFVCPFTTERILDFINEEFFKDYPNLVLAGEMAGPESPYIVEGPPYVKEDIEFFLFDIQEKGTGRSLPVGERYKLAEEYGIRHVETFGLYDRSKIEELHELIERLSRERREGIVMKTPDMKRIAKYVTPYANINDIKIGSHIFFDLPHGYFMGRIKRLAFYLAERHIKGEEFDEYAKALGKALLRPFVESIHEVANGGEVEEVFTVRVKNISTAHRMVTHFERLGVKIHIEDIEDLGNGYWRITFKRVYPDATREMRELWNGRAFVD comes from the coding sequence ATGGTAAGCTCAAGCTTTAGGGTAACCCTTCTCAAACTCGGCCTCCCCGAGAACAGGCTGGTGGTTCTTGAAGGCAAGGGTGGAGTGGTGGAGGGCGAATTCGAAGGCATCAGGTACGTTCGCTTTAGGGATTCCGCAAGGGGCTTCCGGCGTGGAACGGTCGTCTTTGAGAACGGCGATGTCGTTCTTGGATTCCCCCACATAAAGCGCGTCGTCCAGCTGGAGAGGGGGATAAAGCGGGTCTTTAAGAACAAACCCTTCTATGTCGAGGAGAAGGTGGATGGCTACAACGTCCGCGTCGTTAAAGTTAAGGACAGGGTTCTCGCTCTAACGAGGGGCGGCTTCGTATGTCCCTTCACGACGGAGAGGATACTGGACTTCATAAACGAGGAGTTCTTCAAAGATTACCCCAACCTCGTCCTCGCCGGCGAAATGGCCGGGCCAGAGAGCCCGTACATCGTCGAGGGGCCGCCCTACGTGAAGGAGGACATCGAGTTCTTCCTCTTTGACATCCAGGAGAAGGGGACTGGAAGGAGCCTTCCGGTGGGGGAGAGGTATAAACTTGCCGAGGAGTACGGCATTCGTCACGTTGAAACTTTCGGCCTCTACGACCGTTCAAAAATTGAGGAGCTGCATGAGCTGATCGAAAGGCTCAGCAGGGAGAGGAGAGAGGGCATCGTCATGAAAACGCCCGACATGAAGAGAATCGCGAAGTACGTAACGCCCTACGCTAACATCAACGACATCAAAATAGGCTCCCACATATTCTTTGACCTGCCCCACGGCTACTTCATGGGACGGATTAAGCGCCTTGCTTTCTACCTCGCGGAGAGGCACATCAAGGGCGAGGAGTTCGACGAATATGCTAAGGCCCTCGGAAAGGCCCTCCTCCGGCCCTTCGTCGAGAGCATCCACGAGGTCGCCAACGGCGGCGAGGTCGAGGAGGTCTTCACGGTGAGGGTGAAGAACATAAGCACCGCCCACAGGATGGTGACCCACTTCGAAAGGCTCGGCGTGAAAATCCACATCGAGGACATCGAGGATCTGGGCAACGGCTACTGGCGGATAACCTTCAAGAGGGTTTATCCCGACGCCACGCGCGAGATGAGGGAGCTGTGGAACGGCAGGGCTTTCGTGGACTGA
- a CDS encoding P-loop NTPase family protein → MGVYIFTPEDLIRYGAAREEQLEVLKNAILSKKDILVVGSSRSGKTKLVEALMHFIPDDWKVAVITAYGEFKPFKPNIVVIDTQFDSQPLERRTSDVISRIKALNPDYVVIDTLHTVDAARIFRELIDDYAFIVTSLALTDDIKDEVRHWLRISGETFDKFDIVVELKRDFRTGRKSINRIYEVKNGELRPVI, encoded by the coding sequence ATGGGAGTGTACATATTCACGCCTGAGGACCTGATACGCTACGGCGCCGCGAGGGAGGAGCAGCTTGAGGTTCTGAAGAACGCAATTCTCTCCAAGAAGGACATCCTGGTGGTCGGTTCCAGCCGCTCCGGAAAGACCAAGCTGGTTGAGGCGCTGATGCACTTCATACCCGACGACTGGAAGGTGGCAGTCATCACTGCCTACGGAGAGTTCAAGCCCTTTAAGCCGAACATCGTTGTTATAGACACTCAGTTCGACAGCCAGCCCCTGGAGAGGCGCACTTCTGACGTTATCTCCAGAATCAAGGCTTTGAATCCGGACTACGTCGTCATCGATACCCTTCACACCGTTGACGCCGCGAGAATATTCCGGGAGCTCATAGACGATTACGCCTTCATAGTGACCTCCCTCGCCCTCACGGATGACATAAAGGACGAGGTAAGGCACTGGCTCAGGATAAGCGGTGAGACCTTCGACAAGTTCGACATCGTTGTGGAGCTTAAGAGGGACTTCAGGACCGGCAGGAAGAGTATAAACCGCATATACGAGGTAAAGAACGGGGAGCTCAGGCCCGTTATTTAG
- a CDS encoding MFS transporter, which yields MEIRRLAGIILLILSAFTGTIAFRLATPAIAFYTRDILKASMLSVSIVSMSFVLARAFSSVFGGLMLERGKRLVYIGAIAMMGNALAVQLYPLTSTWVQVAGIKLLNGFLNGLSWPMAQFVIAVATPKEIRARVTAIYFFFGSIASLLGNYVYAYTIDLGLGGQMWISSAFFILTGLIMVASYILLYERITPKRKKTPDGERPSLDPKRVLIIASLMAVIVAFTSGEITYVYVSEALGMEKATTATLIGWAGFLAAMLSYFASWLADVRSERRMVLLTSIMAAVSPLLAAIKTAPTVFLGIFLALFAFQSFRPISRKVLASYHRSSLAIGGVNGVQNLSTFLGGMLFGFAYSLGELHGVVTLNLALLAFTPVSVALLWQGVKLKGGGK from the coding sequence ATGGAAATAAGACGCCTCGCTGGAATAATCCTTCTCATCCTCTCCGCCTTCACAGGGACTATAGCCTTCCGCCTCGCCACCCCAGCCATAGCGTTCTATACGCGTGACATACTCAAGGCTTCGATGCTCTCCGTTTCAATCGTCTCGATGTCGTTCGTGCTCGCGAGGGCATTTTCGTCAGTCTTCGGCGGGTTGATGCTCGAAAGGGGCAAGAGGCTCGTCTATATCGGCGCGATAGCAATGATGGGGAACGCCTTGGCGGTTCAACTCTATCCCCTGACCTCAACTTGGGTTCAGGTTGCGGGAATAAAGCTCCTCAACGGCTTCCTCAACGGTCTGAGCTGGCCGATGGCACAGTTTGTGATAGCGGTCGCAACGCCAAAGGAGATAAGGGCGAGGGTCACGGCGATATACTTCTTCTTCGGCAGCATCGCTTCCCTCCTCGGAAACTACGTCTACGCCTACACGATAGACCTCGGACTGGGCGGTCAGATGTGGATTTCCTCCGCGTTCTTTATCCTGACCGGCCTGATAATGGTGGCCAGCTACATCCTCCTCTATGAGAGGATAACGCCCAAGAGGAAGAAAACTCCCGACGGTGAAAGGCCAAGCCTCGACCCTAAGAGGGTTCTAATCATCGCCTCGTTGATGGCCGTTATAGTGGCCTTTACCTCTGGCGAGATAACCTACGTCTACGTCTCCGAGGCTTTGGGAATGGAGAAGGCAACGACCGCAACGCTCATCGGCTGGGCCGGTTTCCTCGCCGCGATGCTGAGCTACTTCGCCTCCTGGCTCGCCGACGTGAGGAGCGAGAGGCGGATGGTTCTGCTCACGTCCATAATGGCCGCGGTTTCTCCGCTTTTGGCAGCTATAAAGACCGCCCCGACGGTTTTCCTGGGGATATTCCTTGCCCTCTTCGCCTTTCAAAGCTTCAGACCGATTTCCAGAAAGGTCTTGGCGAGCTACCACCGCTCCTCCCTGGCTATCGGAGGCGTCAACGGCGTCCAGAACCTCTCGACCTTCCTCGGGGGGATGCTGTTTGGCTTTGCGTACTCGCTGGGCGAGCTCCATGGGGTTGTGACACTCAACCTTGCCCTGCTTGCATTTACTCCAGTTTCGGTGGCCCTGCTCTGGCAAGGCGTTAAGCTTAAAGGTGGTGGGAAGTGA
- a CDS encoding 50S ribosomal protein L16, which produces MGLRPAKIDRDVDKPAYTRREYIRGAPGPKITIFDMGNLSAEFQYEVSLHAEQAMQIRQNALEAIRIQVNRYLQKNVGRSNYHFKIRIYPFQVLRENPMATGRKADRYGNGMRRPFGKPIGLAARVKKDQKILTVWVNENHLKFALGAMHRAKMKLPYSAYYRIYDKEGNDITSKVLSTMKR; this is translated from the coding sequence ATGGGACTGAGACCAGCCAAGATTGATAGGGACGTTGACAAGCCCGCTTACACGAGGAGGGAATACATACGCGGTGCGCCCGGTCCGAAGATAACGATCTTCGACATGGGCAACCTTTCGGCTGAATTCCAGTACGAGGTCAGCCTTCACGCCGAGCAGGCCATGCAGATAAGGCAGAACGCCCTCGAGGCCATCCGTATCCAGGTGAACAGGTACCTCCAGAAGAACGTCGGTAGGAGCAACTACCACTTCAAGATAAGGATTTACCCGTTCCAGGTTCTCCGTGAGAACCCGATGGCTACCGGAAGGAAGGCCGACCGTTACGGAAACGGTATGAGGAGGCCCTTTGGAAAGCCGATAGGCCTCGCCGCCCGCGTCAAGAAGGACCAGAAGATACTCACCGTCTGGGTGAACGAGAACCACCTCAAGTTCGCCCTCGGCGCCATGCACAGGGCCAAGATGAAGCTGCCCTACAGCGCCTACTACAGGATCTACGACAAGGAAGGCAACGACATCACCAGCAAGGTTCTCTCGACCATGAAGCGCTGA
- a CDS encoding aminotransferase class V-fold PLP-dependent enzyme has product MRKSLFPALRRFKAYLNTASLGLMPSRALLEATKLLNDVIEFRGEVNSVDYMDGVVLKPLLDEAARLMRVNPENVGLSIQTTEGLRRILLALEPKKGQNIVSLDTEFPTVPALLRSYARRFNLELRVVRNRNGVHTLDDIEKAIDDSTFAVVLSSVNWVTGERLNLRELSRVAHEHGAWLIVDAVQHLGAMRLFPEKEGVDALSAGGEKWLLSPDTGAGLIYVSDELLEGAKPITGLLNNEPPTGEWSNWWGLPEKNPWGELEPARGVKKLDFGGGPPYLMASAFLASLKLINEIGIEEIERHNLRLAGRIRDEVLSAGLDVFAEGSPIVTIKTGLSYEEEERLHKKLAAEGISVSHRGVLSHYGIRVSPHLYNTLEDVEAFLEALFGAMGE; this is encoded by the coding sequence ATGAGGAAAAGCCTGTTTCCAGCACTGAGGAGGTTTAAGGCATACCTCAACACCGCGAGCCTTGGGCTGATGCCCTCGAGGGCTCTTCTTGAGGCTACAAAGCTCCTCAACGACGTTATCGAGTTCAGGGGGGAGGTCAACTCGGTTGACTACATGGACGGGGTCGTCCTGAAGCCGCTGTTGGATGAGGCGGCAAGGCTGATGAGGGTTAACCCAGAAAACGTCGGTCTCTCCATACAGACCACGGAGGGCCTGAGGAGGATTCTGCTGGCACTTGAGCCTAAGAAGGGTCAGAACATCGTCTCGCTGGACACGGAGTTTCCAACCGTGCCCGCGCTTCTCAGGAGCTACGCGAGGCGCTTCAACCTTGAGCTCCGCGTTGTGAGAAACAGGAACGGAGTTCACACCTTGGATGATATAGAGAAGGCGATAGACGACAGCACGTTTGCCGTCGTTCTCAGCTCGGTGAACTGGGTCACCGGAGAGAGGCTCAACCTGAGGGAGCTTTCGAGGGTTGCCCATGAACACGGCGCCTGGCTGATAGTTGACGCCGTCCAGCACCTCGGAGCCATGAGATTGTTCCCTGAAAAGGAGGGCGTTGATGCTCTCTCGGCGGGTGGTGAAAAGTGGCTCCTCAGCCCGGACACTGGAGCTGGACTAATCTATGTCTCCGACGAGCTCTTAGAGGGGGCTAAGCCAATAACCGGACTGCTCAACAACGAGCCGCCGACCGGAGAGTGGAGTAACTGGTGGGGCCTGCCGGAGAAGAATCCATGGGGCGAACTGGAGCCCGCGAGGGGCGTCAAGAAGCTCGACTTCGGCGGCGGGCCGCCGTACCTTATGGCCTCAGCCTTCCTCGCGTCCCTGAAGCTAATAAACGAGATAGGCATCGAGGAGATAGAGCGCCACAACCTCAGGTTAGCTGGCAGGATAAGGGACGAGGTTCTAAGTGCGGGCCTTGATGTCTTCGCGGAGGGTTCACCAATAGTAACGATAAAGACGGGCCTAAGCTACGAGGAAGAGGAGAGACTGCACAAAAAGCTCGCCGCGGAGGGAATCTCGGTCAGTCACCGCGGCGTCCTCAGCCACTACGGAATAAGGGTCTCACCGCACCTGTACAACACGCTGGAAGATGTTGAGGCCTTCCTTGAGGCTCTGTTCGGGGCGATGGGCGAATGA